A section of the Hevea brasiliensis isolate MT/VB/25A 57/8 chromosome 17, ASM3005281v1, whole genome shotgun sequence genome encodes:
- the LOC110661258 gene encoding linoleate 13S-lipoxygenase 2-1, chloroplastic, whose product MLKPQVHYQSNSTITNRRAHFLLPKSFINGKELASLLVVKSSRSPFNKARRYIRAASEPTTIKAVEDVPQQSIKVKALVTVIQTIGGLLTSLGIERGLDDIQDLLGKTLLLELVSTELDPKTELEKPTIEGFAHRVRQESGDVKYEAEFEVPNDFGDVGAVLVENEHHCEMFLQDIVLDGFPHGPVNVTCRSWVHSKYENKQKRAFFTNKCYLPSQTPIGLRRLREEELALLRGNGQGERKRGERIYDYDVYNDIGDPDANLDLARPVLGGKERPYPRRCRTGRPRCQSDPSLEKKKKDFYVPRDEGFSEIKHLTFSAKTLYSLFNALVPSLGNVIGDAELGFPYFRAIDSLFNEGIQMPPLSRQGFWKTIMPRLFKVITDGKDVLRFETPQTSERDRFFWLRDEEFARQTLAGLNPYSIKLITEWPLKSKLDPVIYGPPESAITTEIIEAEIGGIIKVSEAIKQKKLFILDYHDILLPFVRKVRGLKGTTLYGSRTIFFLTPSGTLRPLAIELTRPPMDGKPQWKQVYTHNWDSTGCWLWRLAKAHVLAHDSGYHQLVSHWLRTHCATEPYIVATNRQLSVMHPIYRLLHPHFRYTMEINALARESLVNAGGIIESSFSPGKYSMELSSAAYDEMWRFDHEALPKDLINRGMAVEDKTAPHGLKLTIEDYPFANDGLILWDIIKNWVTDYVNHYYPDPSLVVSDQELQAWWTEIQTVGHRDKKDKPGWPELKTPEDLIEIATIIAWVCSGHHAAVNFGQYAFAGYFPNRPTIARRKMPSEDPTEEEWNSFLEKPEAVLLATFPSKLQATRVMAVLSVLSNHSPDEEYIGEEMEPSWADDPIIEAAFEKFSGRLKELEGIVDERNSNKNLKNRNGAGIVPYQLLKPFSKPGVTGQGVPYSISI is encoded by the exons ATGTTAAAGCCACAGGTTCATTACCAATCAAACTCTACAATAACTAATAGGAGGGCTCACTTCTTATTACCTAAATCATTTATCAATGGAAAAGAACTTGCTTCTCTTCTCGTCGTCAAGTCATCAAGATCCCCATTCAATAAAGCACGCAGGTACATCAGAGCTGCCTCTGAACCTACCACCATTAAGGCTGTAGAAGATGTTCCACAGCAGTCCATTAAAGTGAAAGCTCTGGTTACTGTAATTCAAACTATTGGTGGATTACTCACAAGCCTAGGAATAGAGCGAGGACTTGATGATATACAAGACTTGCTTGGGAAAACACTCCTCTTAGAGCTTGTTAGTACTGAACTTGATCCAA AGACGGAACTAGAGAAGCCTACGATTGAAGGGTTTGCACACCGAGTAAGGCAGGAGAGTGGAGATGTGAAATATGAAGCGGAATTTGAGGTCCCAAACGATTTCGGAGATGTTggtgctgttttggtggagaatGAACACCATTGTGAGATGTTCCTCCAAGATATAGTGCTTGATGGCTTCCCCCACGGCCCTGTTAATGTGACTTGTCGCTCATGGGTTCACTCCAAGTATGAAAACAAGCAGAAACGAGCCTTCTTCACCAACAAG TGTTACTTGCCATCACAAACACCAATTGGGTTAAGGAGGCTAAGAGAGGAAGAGCTTGCGCTTTTGCGAGGAAATGGCCAAGGAGAACGCAAGAGGGGCGAAAGGATATACGACTACGATGTTTACAATGATATTGGGGACCCTGACGCTAACCTAGACCTTGCAAGACCAGTATTAGGTGGCAAAGAACGTCCTTATCCTAGACGATGTCGAACTGGACGCCCACGATGCCAATCAG ATCCAtcgttagagaaaaaaaaaaaggatttctaTGTCCCTAGAGATGAAGGATTCTCAGAAATAAAGCACCTGACATTCTCAGCAAAGACCTTGTACTCATTATTTAATGCACTGGTACCATCACTAGGAAATGTTATAGGTGATGCTGAACTTGGATTTCCATACTTCAGAGCTATAGATTCACTGTTCAATGAAGGAATTCAGATGCCTCCACTTTCAAGACAGGGGTTCTGGAAAACAATTATGCCCAGACTTTTCAAGGTTATCACTGATGGAAAAGATGTGTTGCGCTTTGAGACTCCACAAACTTCAGAAA gGGACAGATTCTTTTGGCTAAGAGATGAAGAATTTGCTCGCCAAACTCTTGCGGGTCTCAACCCATACAGCATAAAATTGATCACA GAATGGCCATTGAAGAGTAAACTTGATCCTGTGATATATGGACCTCCAGAATCAGCGATTACAACAGAAATAATTGAAGCAGAAATTGGAGGGATCATTAAAGTTAGCGAG GCCATAAAACAAAAGAAGCTCTTCATCCTAGATTATCATGATATCTTGTTACCATTTGTGAGAAAAGTAAGGGGACTTAAAGGCACAACATTATATGGCTCGCGGACAATATTCTTCCTAACCCCCAGTGGCACATTAAGGCCGCTAGCCATTGAGCTTACTCGCCCACCGATGGATGGGAAACCTCAGTGGAAGCAAGTGTACACTCACAACTGGGATTCCACAGGTTGCTGGCTCTGGAGGCTAGCAAAGGCACATGTCCTTGCTCATGATTCTGGTTATCACCAACTCGTTAGTCATTG GCTAAGAACACATTGTGCGACAGAACCTTATATAGTTGCGACCAATCGGCAACTCAGTGTGATGCACCCAATTTATAGACTGTTACACCCTCATTTCCGGTATACAATGGAGATTAATGCTTTGGCTAGAGAATCGTTGGTCAATGCAGGTGGCATTATTGAGTCCTCATTTTCTCCAGGGAAGTATTCTATGGAGTTGAGCTCTGCTGCCTATGATGAAATGTGGAGGTTTGACCATGAGGCACTACCTAAAGACCTAATTAACAG GGGCATGGCTGTTGAAGATAAGACTGCTCCACATGGCCTAAAACTGACAATTGAAGACTACCCTTTTGCCAATGATGGTCTAATTTTATGGGACATTATCAAAAATTGGGTTACTGACTATGTAAATCACTACTATCCAGATCCAAGCCTAGTAGTGTCTGATCAAGAGCTCCAAGCATGGTGGACAGAAATTCAAACGGTAGGACATCGTGACAAAAAGGACAAACCAGGGTGGCCTGAGCTCAAAACACCTGAGGACCTAATTGAAATCGCCACCATTATAGCATGGGTATGCTCAGGTCACCATGCTGCAGTAAACTTTGGACAGTATGCATTTGCAGGTTATTTTCCTAATAGGCCTACAATTGCTAGAAGAAAAATGCCAAGTGAAGACCCTACAGAAGAGGAGTGGAATAGTTTCTTGGAAAAACCTGAGGCAGTACTATTAGCTACTTTCCCTTCAAAGCTTCAGGCAACACGAGTGATGGCTGTTCTGAGCGTGTTATCAAATCATTCTCCTGATGAGGAGTATATTGGGGAGGAAATGGAGCCATCATGGGCTGATGATCCAATTATAGAGGCAGCTTTTGAAAAGTTCAGTGGGAGGTTGAAAGAATTAGAGGGAATTGTTGATGAAAGAAATAGTAACAAGAACTTGAAGAATAGAAATGGAGCCGGAATTGTCCCATATCAACTTTTGAAACCATTTTCCAAACCTGGGGTAACAGGACAGGGAGTTCCATACAGTATATCCATTTGA
- the LOC110661259 gene encoding beta-glucosidase 12-like — translation MAIESYFRLSFLLITICSTVATTPNYDAAFLNRSSFPAGFLFGTASSAYQYEGAANEGGREPSIWDTYTHRYPERIKDGSNGDVAIDSYHRYKEDVGIMKEMGLDAYRFSISWPRILPKGKLKGGVNREGIKYYNNLIDELLAKGIQPFITLFHWDLPQALQDEYGGFLSSKIVDDFQDYAEVCFKNFGDRVKHWITLNEPWGFSNNGYATGIFAPGRCSSWQQLNCTGGDSATEPYIVGHNLLLAHAAAVKTYKNKYQATQKGKIGITLVTHWFVPFSNDKHDQHAAKRALDFMFGWFMDPLIFGDYPNTLRSLVGDRLPKFSEEQSKMVKGSIDFLGLNYYTAKYAAYLPYSNAIQASYLTDAHANLSADRHGIPIGPQAASDWLNVYPRGIRDLLLYTKKKYKNPLIYITENGVDEYNNGTLTLEEALMDNMRIDFYFRHLSFLKKAIKEGANVKGYFAWSLLDNFEWEMGYSVRFGIHYVDYKNGLKRYPKHSALWFKNFLKK, via the exons ATGGCAATTGAAAGCTATTTTAGGTTAAGTTTCCTACTGATAACTATTTGTAGTACTGTAGCTACTACACCCAATTACGACGCTGCTTTTCTTAATCGCAGCAGTTTCCCAGCAGGTTTCCTTTTTGGCACAGCATCATCAGCTTACCAG TATGAAGGTGCAGCAAATGAAGGTGGCAGAGAACCAAGCATATGGGATACTTACACTCACAGATATCCAG AGAGGATAAAGGACGGTAGCAATGGAGATGTGGCCATCGATTCATATCATCGATATaag GAAGATGTGGGGATTATGAAAGAGATGGGCTTAGATGCTTACAGATTTTCAATCTCATGGCCTAGAATATTACCAA AAGGGAAGCTAAAGGGAGGCGTGaatagagaaggaatcaaatacTATAACAATCTTATCGATGAGCTTCTAGCCAAAG GTATTCAACCCTTCATAACTCTCTTCCATTGGGATCTTCCCCAAGCCTTGCAAGACGAGTATGGTGGATTTCTTAGTTCTAAGATTGT GGATGATTTTCAAGACTATGCGGAAGTATGCTTTAAAAATTTTGGAGATCGAGTGAAGCATTGGATCACTCTAAACGAACCATGGGGCTTTAGCAATAATGGCTATGCCACAGGCATTTTTGCACCAGGTCGATGTTCAAGCTGGCAACAATTGAATTGTACTGGTGGAGATTCAGCTACAGAGCCATATATTGTGGGGCACAACTTGCTTCTTGCTCATGCTGCTGCAGTGAAAACGTACAAGAACAAGTATCAG GCAACTCAGAAGGGAAAGATAGGAATTACACTAGTGACACACTGGTTTGTGCCCTTCTCAAATGATAAGCATGATCAACATGCTGCAAAACGAGCCCTGGATTTCATGTTTGGATG GTTCATGGACCCATTGATATTCGGTGACTATCCAAACACGCTAAGATCTCTGGTTGGGGATCGATTACCCAAATTTTCAGAGGAGCAATCAAAAATGGTGAAAGGGTCAATTGATTTTCTTGGATTGAATTATTATACTGCTAAATATGCAGCCTATCTCCCTTACTCTAATGCTATTCAAGCTAGCTATTTGACTGATGCTCATGCTAATCTTTCCG CCGACCGTCATGGAATTCCTATTGGTCCTCAG GCTGCTTCTGATTGGCTCAATGTTTATCCAAGAGGAATTCGAGATCTTTTGCTCTACACAAAAAAGAAGTACAAGAATCCCCTTATTTACATCACTGAAAATG GTGTTGATGAGTATAACAATGGCACGCTAACGCTGGAGGAAGCACTTATGGACAACATGAGGATTGATTTCTACTTTCGCCATCTTTCTTTCCTTAAAAAGGCAATCAA gGAAGGTGCAAATGTGAAGGGATACTTTGCATGGTCATTATTGGataattttgaatgggaaatgGGTTACAGTGTGCGCTTTGGAATTCATTATGTGGATTACAAAAATGGATTGAAAAGATATCCCAAACATTCAGCTCTATGGTTCAAGAACTTCCTCAAGAAATAG
- the LOC110661256 gene encoding beta-glucosidase 12 isoform X2, with protein MAIENYYLLSLLLVLSCTSSVLATAPNYDTALLNRSSFPAGFLFGTASAAYQYEGAANEDGRGPSIWDTYTHRYPGKIKDGSNGDVAIDAYHRYKEDVGIMKEMGLDAYRFSISWSRLLPKGKLGGGVNSEGIKYYNNLINELVAKGIQPFVTLFHWDLPQALEDEYGGFLSHKIVDDFRDYAELCYKNFGDRVKHWITLNEPWSYSNGGYTVGLLAPGRCSSWQQLNCTGGDSATEPYIVAHNQLLAHAAAVKMYKMKYQASQKGMIGITLVSHWFVPFSNAKHNKNAAKRALDFMFGWFMDPLIYGDYPHALRSLVGNRLPKFSEQEAKMVKGSIDFLGLNYYTANYAAYLPYSNAIPASYLTDARANLSTQRNGIPIGPKAASDWLYVYPRGFRDILLYTKRKYNNPLIYVTENGIDEYNNATLTLEEALIDNMRIDYYYRHLSFLEKAIKDGVNVKGYFAWSLLDNFEWSSGYTVRFGINYVDYKNGLKRYPKLSARWFKKFLKK; from the exons ATGGCAATTGAAAACTATTATTTGTTAAGCCTCCTACTAGTTCTTAGTTGTACTAGTAGTGTATTGGCTACTGCACCAAACTACGACACTGCTTTACTTAATCGCAGCAGTTTTCCGGCAGGTTTCCTTTTTGGGACAGCATCAGCGGCTTACCAG TATGAAGGTGCAGCAAATGAAGATGGCAGAGGACCAAGCATTTGGGATACTTACACTCACAGATATCCAG GTAAGATAAAGGACGGTAGCAATGGGGATGTGGCCATTGATGCATATCATCGATACAAG GAAGATGTTGGGATTATGAAAGAGATGGGTTTAGATGCTTATAGATTTTCGATCTCATGGTCTAGATTATTGCCAA AAGGGAAGCTAGGGGGGGGTGTGAACAGTGAAGGAATCAAATATTACAACAACCTCATCAATGAACTTGTGGCCAAAG GCATTCAACCCTTTGTAACTCTCTTCCACTGGGATCTTCCCCAAGCCTTGGAAGACGAATACGGTGGCTTTCTTAGTCATAAGATTGT GGATGATTTTCGAGACTATGCGGAGttatgttataaaaattttggagATCGAGTGAAGCATTGGATCACATTGAATGAACCATGGAGTTATAGCAATGGTGGTTATACTGTTGGTCTGTTAGCACCAGGTAGATGTTCAAGTTGGCAACAACTGAATTGTACAGGAGGGGATTCAGCAACGGAGCCATATATTGTAGCGCACAACCAGCTTCTTGCTCATGCGGCTGCAGTAAAAATGTACAAAATGAAATATCAG GCAAGTCAGAAAGGAATGATAGGAATTACACTAGTCTCGCACTGGTTTGTGCCTTTCTCAAATGCCAAGCATAACAAGAATGCTGCAAAACGAGCCCTCGATTTCATGTTCGGATG GTTTATGGACCCATTGATATACGGTGACTATCCACACGCGCTAAGATCTCTTGTTGGGAATCGATTGCCCAAATTTTCAGAGCAAGAAGCAAAAATGGTGAAAGGGTCAATTGATTTTCTTGGATTGAATTATTATACAGCTAATTATGCAGCCTATCTCCCTTATTCTAATGCTATTCCAGCTAGCTATTTGACGGATGCTCGTGCTAATCTTTCCA CCCAACGTAATGGAATTCCTATTGGGCCTAAG GcagcttctgattggctctacgtCTATCCAAGAGGATTTCGAGATATTTTACTCTACACAAAAAGGAAATACAATAATCCACTTATTTATGTCACTGAAAATG GTATCGATGAGTATAATAATGCCACATTAACTCTAGAGGAAGCACTCATTGACAATATGAGGATCGATTACTACTATCGCCATCTTTCTTTCCTTGAAAAAGCAATCAA gGATGGTGTTAATGTGAAAGGCTACTTTGCTTGGTCACTATTAGATAACTTTGAATGGAGTTCAGGCTACACTGTGCGTTTTGGCATCAATTATGTAGATTATAAAAATGGATTGAAAAGGTATCCCAAACTTTCAGCTCGGTGGTTCAAGAAATTCCTCAAGAAATAA
- the LOC110661256 gene encoding beta-glucosidase 12 isoform X1, which produces MAIENYYLLSLLLVLSCTSSVLATAPNYDTALLNRSSFPAGFLFGTASAAYQYEGAANEDGRGPSIWDTYTHRYPGKIKDGSNGDVAIDAYHRYKEDVGIMKEMGLDAYRFSISWSRLLPKGKLGGGVNSEGIKYYNNLINELVAKGAGIQPFVTLFHWDLPQALEDEYGGFLSHKIVDDFRDYAELCYKNFGDRVKHWITLNEPWSYSNGGYTVGLLAPGRCSSWQQLNCTGGDSATEPYIVAHNQLLAHAAAVKMYKMKYQASQKGMIGITLVSHWFVPFSNAKHNKNAAKRALDFMFGWFMDPLIYGDYPHALRSLVGNRLPKFSEQEAKMVKGSIDFLGLNYYTANYAAYLPYSNAIPASYLTDARANLSTQRNGIPIGPKAASDWLYVYPRGFRDILLYTKRKYNNPLIYVTENGIDEYNNATLTLEEALIDNMRIDYYYRHLSFLEKAIKDGVNVKGYFAWSLLDNFEWSSGYTVRFGINYVDYKNGLKRYPKLSARWFKKFLKK; this is translated from the exons ATGGCAATTGAAAACTATTATTTGTTAAGCCTCCTACTAGTTCTTAGTTGTACTAGTAGTGTATTGGCTACTGCACCAAACTACGACACTGCTTTACTTAATCGCAGCAGTTTTCCGGCAGGTTTCCTTTTTGGGACAGCATCAGCGGCTTACCAG TATGAAGGTGCAGCAAATGAAGATGGCAGAGGACCAAGCATTTGGGATACTTACACTCACAGATATCCAG GTAAGATAAAGGACGGTAGCAATGGGGATGTGGCCATTGATGCATATCATCGATACAAG GAAGATGTTGGGATTATGAAAGAGATGGGTTTAGATGCTTATAGATTTTCGATCTCATGGTCTAGATTATTGCCAA AAGGGAAGCTAGGGGGGGGTGTGAACAGTGAAGGAATCAAATATTACAACAACCTCATCAATGAACTTGTGGCCAAAG GTGCAGGCATTCAACCCTTTGTAACTCTCTTCCACTGGGATCTTCCCCAAGCCTTGGAAGACGAATACGGTGGCTTTCTTAGTCATAAGATTGT GGATGATTTTCGAGACTATGCGGAGttatgttataaaaattttggagATCGAGTGAAGCATTGGATCACATTGAATGAACCATGGAGTTATAGCAATGGTGGTTATACTGTTGGTCTGTTAGCACCAGGTAGATGTTCAAGTTGGCAACAACTGAATTGTACAGGAGGGGATTCAGCAACGGAGCCATATATTGTAGCGCACAACCAGCTTCTTGCTCATGCGGCTGCAGTAAAAATGTACAAAATGAAATATCAG GCAAGTCAGAAAGGAATGATAGGAATTACACTAGTCTCGCACTGGTTTGTGCCTTTCTCAAATGCCAAGCATAACAAGAATGCTGCAAAACGAGCCCTCGATTTCATGTTCGGATG GTTTATGGACCCATTGATATACGGTGACTATCCACACGCGCTAAGATCTCTTGTTGGGAATCGATTGCCCAAATTTTCAGAGCAAGAAGCAAAAATGGTGAAAGGGTCAATTGATTTTCTTGGATTGAATTATTATACAGCTAATTATGCAGCCTATCTCCCTTATTCTAATGCTATTCCAGCTAGCTATTTGACGGATGCTCGTGCTAATCTTTCCA CCCAACGTAATGGAATTCCTATTGGGCCTAAG GcagcttctgattggctctacgtCTATCCAAGAGGATTTCGAGATATTTTACTCTACACAAAAAGGAAATACAATAATCCACTTATTTATGTCACTGAAAATG GTATCGATGAGTATAATAATGCCACATTAACTCTAGAGGAAGCACTCATTGACAATATGAGGATCGATTACTACTATCGCCATCTTTCTTTCCTTGAAAAAGCAATCAA gGATGGTGTTAATGTGAAAGGCTACTTTGCTTGGTCACTATTAGATAACTTTGAATGGAGTTCAGGCTACACTGTGCGTTTTGGCATCAATTATGTAGATTATAAAAATGGATTGAAAAGGTATCCCAAACTTTCAGCTCGGTGGTTCAAGAAATTCCTCAAGAAATAA
- the LOC110661257 gene encoding uncharacterized protein LOC110661257: MGRGRGKAKKLNVSNHDDPGSGEEEKIPAQKRRGRPQKPLKDDVDEEEVEKIEEEDGENGKTGITSKETKSPIAAENGKKRKRYSQAKEKADSVKEENGIATRSITDDSTKSNGFRHNGSRRKNKPRRAAEAGVECK, encoded by the coding sequence ATGGGTAGAGGTAGAGGAAAGGCGAAAAAGTTGAATGTCAGCAATCATGATGATCCTGGAAGTggtgaggaagagaaaattccagCACAGAAAAGAAGGGGAAGGCCTCAAAAACCACTGAAAGATGATGTTGATGAAGAGGAAGTTGAAAAAATAGAGGAGGAAGATGGAGAGAATGGAAAAACAGGCATTACAAGCAAAGAGACAAAAAGTCCAATAGCAGCAGAAAATGGGAAGAAGAGGAAGCGATACTCACAGGCAAAGGAGAAAGCTGATTCAGTGAAGGAAGAAAATGGTATTGCAACCAGATCAATAACTGATGACTCAACTAAATCTAATGGATTCCGACATAACGGAAGCAGGCGGAAAAACAAGCCTCGTCGAGCTGCTGAGGCAggtgttgaatgcaaatga